In Cheilinus undulatus linkage group 16, ASM1832078v1, whole genome shotgun sequence, one DNA window encodes the following:
- the LOC121523681 gene encoding regulation of nuclear pre-mRNA domain-containing protein 1A-like, with the protein MSAFSESALEKKLSELSNSQQSVQTLSLWLIHHRKHSKTIVNVWFNELKKAQVSRKLTFLYLANDVIQNSKKKGPEFTQDFAPVIVDAFKHVYRDGEEGCKKQLGRVLSIWQERAVYENNLLDQLSQVLDGEKKGKKRSYEAIQADDDDFASQSSPAEPPQTADLIRALQELENAASSDSVLRQRISSLPAEVQDTSLLHRITDKESGERLSRLVEDACMLLADYSGRLAAEIDDRRQLTRTLTVFLQSQKDGLAQNEQKLEEYKRKLARVTQVRKELRSRLNNLPGGLYNSSN; encoded by the exons ATGTCAGCTTTCTCTGAATCGGCTTTAGAGAAGAAACTATCAGAGCTCAGTAACTCTCAGCAGAGTGTTCAGACTCTGTCCCTATGGCTCATACATCACAGAAAACACTCGAAGACCATTGTCAATGTTTGGTTCAACGAACTCAAGAAAG CTCAGGTATCTCGCAAGCTGACCTTCCTTTACCTGGCCAATGACGTCATTCAGAACAGCAAGAAGAAAGGACCAGAATTCACCCAGGACTTTGCTCCTGTCATCGTTGATGCATTCAAACACGTATACAG AGATGGTGAGGAAGGTTGTAAGAAGCAGTTGGGTCGGGTTTTGTCCATCTGGCAGGAGCGAGCGGTGTATGAGAACAACCTTCTGGATCAGCTTTCACAAGTCCTGG ACGGAGAAAAGAAGGGAAAGAAGAGGTCATATGAGGCCATCCAAgcagatgatgatgattttgCTTCTCAGAGCTCACCAGCTGAGCCCCCACAG ACAGCGGACTTAATCCGAGCTCTGCAGGAGCTTGAAAATGCTGCCTCCAGCGACTCAGTGCTACGTCAGCGCATCTCCTCTCTTCCTGCTGAAGTGCAAGACACATCACTGCTTCACAGGATCACAG ATAAGGAATCAGGAGAGCGGCTctcacgcctggtcgaggatgCCTGCATGCTGCTAGCGGACTACAGTGGCCGCCTGGCTGCGGAGATAGACGATCGGAGGCAGCTGACACGGACACTGACGGTGTTCCTGCAGAGCCAGAAGGATGGCCTGGCCCAGAACGAACAGAAACTCGAA gAGTACAAACGCAAGCTGGCGAGGGTGACTCAGGTTCGAAAGGAGCTGCGTTCGCGTCTGAATAATCTACCAGGAGGACTTTACAACTCTTCAAACTGA